A genomic stretch from Leptospira licerasiae serovar Varillal str. VAR 010 includes:
- a CDS encoding cation diffusion facilitator family transporter codes for MHGHHHSHDDHHHGHSHSHSGDPHSSSKPENSRAFLFAFLLNFGFAGIEFVGGYFFNSLAILSDSLHDLGDSGFLALAWIFQKIASKPRNQTFTFGYRRLSLSAALVNSFVLFLGSFGILFFAISKLKEPGSPNGWGMLGLSILGVIVNGAALFKLKNSSGLNAKTAFLHLLEDVLGWVAVFFGSIALILFGWSWVDPILSIAISLWVGIQSFRNLRKILLLHLQSSPEGIDTKELENRILQLKGVRSVHDLHLWSMDGDYHVLTLHVGVQETSIAQAQKLKEKIRNITKEFDIPHATVEVEPAGAECPYQEC; via the coding sequence ATGCACGGGCATCATCATTCTCACGATGATCATCATCATGGACACTCGCATTCTCATTCGGGAGATCCTCATTCTAGTTCTAAACCTGAAAACTCCCGTGCATTCTTATTTGCGTTTTTGTTAAATTTCGGATTTGCAGGCATCGAATTTGTAGGCGGGTATTTTTTTAATAGTTTGGCAATTCTTTCCGATTCCCTTCATGATCTAGGTGACAGCGGGTTTTTAGCTCTTGCTTGGATCTTCCAAAAGATCGCCTCAAAACCGAGGAACCAAACTTTCACATTCGGTTACAGAAGACTCAGCCTTTCCGCTGCATTAGTAAATTCTTTCGTTCTATTTTTAGGTTCATTCGGTATCTTATTTTTTGCGATTTCCAAATTAAAAGAGCCAGGCTCTCCAAACGGATGGGGAATGTTAGGACTCTCCATATTAGGTGTGATCGTAAACGGAGCGGCATTATTCAAATTAAAGAATAGTTCCGGCCTGAATGCAAAGACGGCATTCCTTCATCTTCTGGAAGATGTATTAGGATGGGTTGCGGTATTTTTCGGAAGTATCGCTTTGATCCTATTCGGTTGGTCTTGGGTGGATCCTATTTTATCTATCGCGATCTCTCTTTGGGTCGGGATCCAATCATTCCGTAATTTGAGAAAGATACTTCTGTTACATTTACAATCTTCCCCCGAAGGGATCGATACAAAAGAATTAGAAAACCGGATATTGCAATTGAAAGGAGTTCGTTCGGTTCATGATCTTCATCTTTGGTCCATGGACGGAGATTATCATGTTCTTACTCTCCATGTCGGTGTTCAGGAAACTTCTATTGCACAGGCCCAAAAACTAAAAGAAAAGATCCGCAATATCACCAAAGAATTCGATATCCCTCATGCAACCGTGGAAGTAGAGCCGGCCGGCGCGGAATGTCCTTATCAAGAATGTTGA